From Daucus carota subsp. sativus chromosome 6, DH1 v3.0, whole genome shotgun sequence, the proteins below share one genomic window:
- the LOC108192995 gene encoding protein PELPK1, with the protein MASSYHFSALLVLAVVTLTSMCGTELFADARHLLETTLPEMPKVELPKPAELPKPELPKVELPKPVELPKPELPKVELPKPVELPKPELPKVELPHVPALPKPELPKVELPHVPALPKPELPKVELPHVPALPKPELPTIPKPELPHVPELPKPTLPSIPVPHSNTP; encoded by the coding sequence ATGGCCAGTTCATATCATTTCTCAGCTCTCCTAGTGCTCGCAGTTGTGACACTAACATCAATGTGTGGCACAGAATTGTTTGCAGACGCTCGCCACCTCTTGGAGACAACCTTGCCTGAAATGCCTAAGGTCGAACTTCCAAAACCCGCAGAACTTCCAAAACCTGAATTGCCTAAGGTGGAACTTCCAAAACCCGTAGAACTTCCAAAACCCGAATTGCCCAAGGTGGAACTTCCAAAACCCGTGGAACTTCCAAAACCCGAATTGCCTAAGGTGGAACTTCCCCATGTCCCAGCACTACCAAAACCTGAATTGCCTAAGGTGGAACTTCCCCATGTCCCAGCTCTACCAAAACCCGAACTACCTAAGGTGGAACTTCCCCATGTCCCAGCTCTACCGAAACCCGAGTTGCCAACAATCCCAAAGCCAGAGCTGCCTCATGTCCCTGAGCTTCCCAAGCCAACACTCCCATCCATCCCTGTCCCTCACTCAAACACTCCATGA